A genome region from Chloroflexota bacterium includes the following:
- the ribE gene encoding 6,7-dimethyl-8-ribityllumazine synthase — translation MKKIYQGTLLAQGLKFMLINSRFNEFISVRLLEGAQDALLRHGVKEEDIEVAWTPGSFEIPLIAKKMAESKRYSAVICLGAIIRGGTPHFDFIAAEASKGIAKVALDTGVPVIFGIITADTLEQAIERAGAKEGNIGFKAAMSGIEMANLIKAIGK, via the coding sequence ATGAAGAAGATTTATCAGGGGACACTGCTGGCACAGGGCCTGAAGTTCATGCTGATCAACTCACGGTTCAACGAGTTCATCTCGGTGAGGCTGCTCGAAGGAGCGCAGGATGCCTTGCTCCGCCACGGGGTCAAGGAAGAGGATATCGAGGTCGCCTGGACACCAGGTTCCTTTGAAATTCCGCTCATTGCCAAGAAAATGGCGGAGTCAAAAAGGTATAGCGCTGTTATCTGTCTCGGTGCCATCATTCGAGGGGGCACTCCTCACTTCGACTTCATTGCCGCCGAAGCGAGCAAGGGGATTGCCAAGGTGGCGCTGGACACCGGTGTCCCCGTTATTTTCGGGATAATCACTGCCGATACCCTGGAGCAGGCCATCGAGAGGGCCGGGGCAAAAGAGGGCAACATAGGCTTCAAAGCCGCTATGAGCGGCATCGAAATGGCGAACCTCATCAAGGCCATAGGGAAGTAG
- a CDS encoding translation elongation factor-like protein — MTQEIEIGMVTDFFARPVVAGLDLKAGLKRGDKIHIKGHTTDLELVVESMQIQNKDVAEARPGDSIGIKVPDRVRREDRVYKVVE; from the coding sequence ATGACACAGGAAATAGAGATCGGCATGGTGACTGACTTCTTTGCCCGGCCGGTAGTTGCAGGACTTGATCTGAAGGCTGGCCTCAAGCGTGGTGACAAGATCCATATCAAGGGACATACCACGGACCTTGAACTTGTTGTTGAATCGATGCAGATTCAGAACAAGGACGTGGCGGAGGCCAGGCCGGGAGATTCTATAGGGATCAAGGTCCCTGATCGGGTGCGGCGAGAAGACAGGGTCTATAAGGTTGTTGAGTAG
- a CDS encoding DUF951 domain-containing protein, which produces MEVDLGDTLELKKPHPCGSNNWEVVGLGADIGIRCLKCHRRVRVGREILRRRVRGIQKAKAEK; this is translated from the coding sequence ATGGAAGTTGATCTGGGCGATACACTGGAGCTAAAGAAACCACATCCTTGCGGCAGCAACAATTGGGAGGTGGTGGGGCTGGGGGCTGATATCGGCATCCGGTGCCTGAAGTGCCATCGCAGAGTCCGGGTGGGGCGGGAGATTTTGAGGCGGCGGGTAAGAGGAATTCAGAAGGCAAAAGCCGAAAAATAG
- the pyrF gene encoding orotidine-5'-phosphate decarboxylase, whose amino-acid sequence MDFAEKLLQAVRKNKSLLCLGLDPDPALMPETGIFEFNKAIIDSTSDIVCAYKPNLAFYEALGTEGLTALQRTVDYIPGDIPIIGDAKRGDVGHTARAYAKALFEVLGFDAVTVNPYLGYDSIEPFMSYAGKAVFILCLTSNPGAVDFQKAACSPEGEKARQPLYQLVARKAREWNRRNNVGLVVGATYPEELREIRQLCPDMLLLIPGIGTQGGSLDWAVRYGTDSKGGSAIISSSRQILYASKGDNFAGAARQAADDLRRLINSLLPGSSGCSG is encoded by the coding sequence ATGGACTTCGCAGAGAAGCTGCTGCAGGCAGTCCGCAAAAACAAGAGCCTCCTCTGTCTCGGGCTCGACCCCGATCCCGCGTTGATGCCTGAGACAGGCATCTTTGAGTTTAACAAGGCCATCATTGATTCCACCTCGGATATAGTCTGCGCCTATAAACCTAACCTGGCTTTCTACGAGGCTTTGGGCACTGAAGGCCTGACCGCACTGCAGAGAACTGTAGATTATATCCCTGGAGATATCCCCATCATCGGGGATGCCAAACGTGGCGACGTCGGCCATACGGCCCGGGCCTACGCCAAAGCTCTATTTGAAGTCCTTGGCTTTGATGCTGTCACTGTCAACCCCTATCTGGGCTACGACTCTATAGAGCCGTTTATGAGCTATGCCGGTAAGGCGGTGTTTATCCTGTGTCTCACCTCAAATCCCGGGGCCGTTGACTTTCAGAAGGCGGCCTGCTCACCCGAAGGAGAAAAGGCCCGGCAGCCCCTGTACCAGCTGGTTGCCCGTAAAGCCCGGGAGTGGAACAGGAGGAACAACGTCGGCCTAGTGGTAGGGGCCACTTATCCTGAGGAACTGAGGGAGATCAGGCAGCTCTGTCCGGACATGCTGCTGTTGATACCGGGGATTGGAACGCAGGGAGGCAGCCTTGATTGGGCAGTCCGCTATGGAACGGATTCCAAAGGGGGAAGTGCCATCATCAGCAGCTCAAGGCAGATCCTCTATGCTTCGAAGGGAGATAATTTTGCCGGAGCGGCCCGGCAGGCAGCCGATGATCTGCGCCGTCTGATCAATTCCCTTCTGCCGGGTTCATCGGGTTGCTCGGGGTAG
- a CDS encoding histidine triad nucleotide-binding protein: protein MGEGCVFCKIIAGQIPGDILYKDDRVIAIRDINPQAPTHLLIMPREHIPSLAHLRSEQKELIGHLIQVAHELAGKEGLAERGYRVTVNYGRDGGQLVPHLHFHLLGGRELSGVMG from the coding sequence ATGGGAGAGGGTTGCGTCTTCTGCAAGATCATTGCCGGCCAGATACCGGGTGATATTCTCTATAAGGATGACAGGGTTATTGCTATACGGGATATCAATCCCCAGGCGCCGACGCATCTGTTGATCATGCCCAGGGAGCATATCCCTTCGCTGGCTCACCTTCGTTCCGAACAGAAGGAACTCATCGGTCACCTGATTCAGGTAGCTCATGAGCTGGCCGGGAAAGAGGGGTTAGCCGAGAGGGGATATCGCGTGACGGTGAACTATGGCCGGGACGGAGGGCAATTGGTGCCTCACCTTCATTTTCATCTCCTGGGAGGACGTGAATTATCCGGCGTTATGGGTTAG
- a CDS encoding acyl-CoA/acyl-ACP dehydrogenase — MDLDLSEDQKMLRKSARDFLANECTKQFVREMERDEKGYSPDLWHKMAELGWLGLPFPESCGGGGWSFLDLVILLEEMGRACLPGPFLPSVVVSGLTILEAGTGEQKQQFLPAISRGDIFTFALTEADGSYSAASIQTKAARHGDDYVIDGVKLFVPYVHVADRILCLVRTKAGSSKEDGLSFFVVDAKSPGISCTPLSNIASEKQFEVTFDKVKVPAGNLLGKLHQGWPIAERTLGLAATAKCAEMVGAGQQVLEMSVAYAKERVQFDRPIGSFQAIQHHCTNMLLDIDGMRYLTYETAWLLSQGLPAATEIAMAKTWVSEAIGRVVRLGHQIHGGVGYTMDHDLQLYYRRGKAAQALFGDASFHREKIASQLGL, encoded by the coding sequence TTGGACCTTGATCTTTCTGAAGACCAAAAAATGCTGCGGAAGTCTGCCCGGGACTTTCTGGCTAATGAGTGCACCAAGCAGTTTGTCCGGGAAATGGAGCGGGATGAGAAGGGTTACTCGCCGGATCTGTGGCACAAAATGGCTGAGTTGGGCTGGCTGGGGCTGCCCTTCCCTGAAAGCTGTGGCGGCGGCGGGTGGAGTTTCCTTGATCTCGTGATTTTACTGGAGGAGATGGGACGGGCTTGCTTGCCGGGCCCATTCCTTCCCAGTGTGGTAGTCAGCGGTTTGACCATTCTGGAAGCGGGTACCGGGGAGCAGAAGCAGCAGTTCCTGCCCGCGATATCCCGGGGAGATATCTTCACCTTTGCCCTGACGGAGGCGGATGGCAGCTATAGTGCTGCTTCCATCCAGACAAAGGCTGCTCGTCATGGGGATGACTATGTCATCGACGGCGTCAAGCTTTTTGTGCCCTATGTTCATGTTGCCGACCGCATTTTGTGCCTGGTCAGGACCAAAGCGGGCTCGTCTAAGGAGGATGGACTCAGCTTTTTCGTAGTGGATGCCAAAAGCCCCGGCATAAGCTGCACGCCGCTGAGCAACATTGCCAGCGAAAAGCAGTTCGAGGTCACCTTTGATAAGGTTAAAGTGCCGGCGGGCAACCTGCTCGGTAAGCTTCATCAGGGATGGCCCATAGCCGAGAGGACCCTGGGTTTGGCAGCTACAGCCAAGTGTGCCGAGATGGTGGGCGCAGGCCAGCAGGTTCTGGAGATGAGCGTAGCCTATGCCAAGGAGAGAGTGCAGTTTGATCGCCCCATAGGCAGTTTCCAGGCTATACAGCATCACTGCACTAATATGCTGCTGGATATAGATGGTATGAGGTATCTTACCTATGAAACGGCCTGGCTGCTCAGTCAAGGGCTTCCGGCTGCCACCGAAATAGCCATGGCCAAGACATGGGTGAGTGAAGCCATCGGCCGGGTCGTCCGTCTGGGACATCAGATCCACGGCGGCGTCGGTTATACCATGGACCATGATCTCCAGCTCTATTACAGGCGGGGGAAAGCGGCCCAGGCCCTCTTTGGTGATGCCAGCTTCCACCGTGAAAAGATAGCCAGCCAGTTGGGTCTTTAG
- the hisS gene encoding histidine--tRNA ligase encodes MFKAPRGTKDILPSEQPYWKLVTEKAGEICRLYGYQRIDTPAFESTDLFLHSVGEETDIVEKQMYTFDDRGGDKITLRPEGTAPVCRAYIEHGMHNLPQPVRLYYFGSIFRYERPQAGRFRQHQQFGCEAIGAADPALDAEIIDMAWHLYSSLGLRELSLQLNSIGCPLCHREYLQRLKQYYSDHGLALCADCKSRLLRNPLRLLDCKNPACQEIARDAPHILEFLCPECGSHFDVLKRYLEHLRIPYEVNPYLVRGLDYYTKTVFEIQPLDTGGQSTVGGGGRYDNLIELLGGKPTPAVGFATGIERIILNLQKQDIKLPQTAPTKVYVACLGEEAREPALKLSARLRQAGIGVTLAMDDRSLKAQLRQANTLGLSQAIIIGEEEVRTGSVILRDMVKGEQIQLPLEEAILQLTGAA; translated from the coding sequence TTGTTCAAAGCACCGCGGGGCACCAAAGATATCCTGCCATCAGAGCAGCCCTACTGGAAACTGGTGACTGAAAAGGCCGGTGAAATCTGCCGGCTTTACGGATATCAACGCATAGACACGCCGGCCTTCGAGTCCACAGACCTGTTCCTCCACAGTGTTGGCGAAGAGACCGATATTGTAGAGAAGCAGATGTACACCTTCGATGACCGCGGTGGCGACAAGATCACCCTGCGCCCCGAGGGCACGGCGCCGGTATGCCGGGCCTACATCGAGCACGGGATGCATAACCTGCCTCAGCCGGTGAGACTGTACTACTTCGGCTCTATCTTCAGGTACGAAAGGCCTCAGGCCGGGAGATTCCGTCAGCATCAGCAATTCGGCTGTGAAGCCATCGGTGCGGCAGATCCTGCCCTGGATGCAGAGATTATTGATATGGCATGGCATCTTTACTCCTCACTGGGGCTGCGGGAACTGTCCCTTCAGCTCAACAGCATCGGGTGCCCTCTCTGCCACCGGGAGTACCTGCAGCGCCTGAAGCAATACTACTCAGATCACGGGCTGGCACTATGCGCAGATTGCAAGAGCCGGCTGTTGCGCAATCCTCTGCGCCTGCTGGACTGCAAGAATCCCGCCTGTCAGGAGATCGCCAGAGATGCCCCACATATACTGGAGTTCCTCTGCCCTGAATGCGGCAGCCACTTTGATGTACTGAAACGGTATCTGGAACACCTCCGTATACCTTACGAGGTAAATCCCTATCTGGTGCGCGGCCTGGACTACTATACCAAGACTGTATTTGAGATCCAGCCGCTTGACACGGGCGGGCAGAGCACGGTGGGGGGTGGAGGGCGCTACGACAACCTCATCGAGCTACTGGGGGGAAAACCCACGCCTGCAGTCGGTTTCGCCACGGGCATAGAACGGATCATCCTCAATCTGCAAAAGCAGGATATCAAGTTGCCGCAGACCGCTCCTACAAAGGTATACGTGGCCTGCCTGGGTGAAGAAGCCAGGGAGCCCGCCTTGAAGCTGTCAGCCAGGCTCCGCCAGGCGGGTATCGGAGTCACCCTGGCCATGGATGACAGGAGCCTGAAAGCCCAGTTGAGGCAGGCAAATACTCTGGGACTCTCTCAGGCCATCATCATTGGAGAAGAAGAGGTAAGAACGGGCAGCGTGATACTGAGAGACATGGTGAAGGGAGAGCAGATACAGCTTCCGCTGGAAGAGGCCATCCTTCAGCTAACCGGCGCAGCATGA
- a CDS encoding bifunctional nuclease family protein — protein sequence MIEMSVDSIRVSVMNSQRVVILKEMKADRYLPIWIGPAEADAIAIKLQGVNVPRPLTHDLLFSVIGALGAKVNHIVVNNLENDTFYARINVDVNGKAIEIDSRPSDAIAIAVRAKSRIFVNEDVLEKAGIVFDQETGKPVPSSQSGKPGEKRAISEEELRKLSAFTDFIDTLDMHDLDKDKGKSEDNG from the coding sequence ATGATCGAAATGAGTGTTGATAGCATTCGCGTGAGCGTGATGAACTCTCAGCGAGTGGTGATATTGAAGGAGATGAAGGCAGACCGCTACCTGCCCATCTGGATTGGCCCTGCTGAGGCTGATGCCATAGCCATAAAGCTGCAGGGGGTCAATGTTCCCCGGCCGCTGACCCATGACCTGCTGTTTTCAGTGATTGGCGCCCTGGGTGCCAAGGTCAATCATATTGTAGTTAACAACCTTGAGAATGATACCTTCTATGCCAGGATCAATGTTGACGTTAATGGTAAAGCCATTGAGATTGATTCTCGTCCCAGCGATGCTATTGCTATTGCCGTACGGGCCAAATCGCGCATCTTTGTCAACGAAGATGTCCTGGAAAAAGCGGGTATCGTTTTCGACCAGGAAACAGGCAAGCCGGTTCCCAGCTCCCAGTCAGGCAAACCAGGTGAGAAGAGGGCCATAAGTGAAGAGGAACTGCGTAAGCTGTCCGCCTTCACTGATTTTATCGATACGCTCGATATGCATGATCTTGATAAGGACAAGGGAAAGAGCGAAGACAATGGATGA
- a CDS encoding NAD(P)-binding protein has protein sequence MREEKYDVVVVGAGMGGMCAGALAVKEGYKTLVVEKREHIGGRFSTEEVEGFKLMTGAPFIHQSGWVPKVCKEVGVEFDRTPCLEVLYWVKGVEYKLPLQHRMNALFEICNRIASNKAKLMGNIVKEIAGQKIMTSIHSAVTEPEKLGSITIKDWLLRYTDNEDVHGIFDAISVGMLMAHSYEIPVYNFFHFMATQKGFNDVDLSTYGNLANVEKLAGVVKAKGDVWTNCSVKKILVSKGTAAAVVVEKDGKELEILCKVAISNIGIRETVHLSGEENFTEDYLADMRVKMRPAPITIIHIASEQPLCMAGGEAGAMLVANARRITDAIPLTNACPGMAPKGQHLTWACASPPSVLFPIDPEEEERQCLKDIDMVFPDWKKKGGRILKMEVRNIDHDLPEGRTWLGPAYNMQRETPVKNLYNVGDAVCSPGIGGTSGCAEGARRVVESVKKHVKPG, from the coding sequence TTGAGAGAAGAAAAGTACGATGTGGTCGTTGTGGGTGCCGGGATGGGGGGAATGTGCGCCGGTGCCCTGGCGGTTAAGGAGGGATATAAGACCCTTGTGGTTGAAAAACGGGAGCACATAGGAGGCAGGTTCTCCACCGAGGAGGTCGAGGGCTTCAAGCTGATGACCGGGGCGCCTTTTATCCATCAATCGGGGTGGGTGCCGAAGGTGTGCAAGGAGGTGGGGGTGGAGTTCGACCGTACCCCCTGTCTGGAGGTGCTCTACTGGGTGAAGGGCGTGGAGTACAAGTTGCCCCTGCAGCACCGCATGAATGCCCTCTTTGAGATCTGCAACAGGATAGCCTCCAACAAGGCAAAGCTGATGGGCAATATCGTGAAGGAGATTGCCGGCCAGAAGATCATGACGAGCATCCACAGCGCGGTAACTGAACCTGAGAAGTTGGGCTCTATCACGATCAAGGATTGGCTGCTCCGTTACACGGACAACGAGGACGTCCACGGGATATTCGACGCTATCTCTGTTGGCATGCTGATGGCGCACTCGTATGAAATACCGGTGTATAACTTTTTCCATTTCATGGCGACTCAGAAGGGATTCAATGACGTTGACCTCTCCACCTACGGTAACCTTGCCAACGTGGAGAAGCTGGCCGGTGTGGTGAAGGCCAAGGGAGATGTGTGGACCAACTGCTCGGTGAAGAAAATACTGGTCAGCAAAGGGACGGCCGCGGCTGTAGTCGTGGAGAAGGATGGTAAAGAGTTGGAGATACTCTGCAAAGTAGCCATCAGCAATATCGGCATCAGAGAGACGGTGCATCTCTCTGGAGAAGAGAATTTCACCGAAGACTACCTGGCCGATATGAGGGTGAAGATGAGGCCTGCCCCTATCACCATCATTCATATTGCCAGCGAGCAGCCTCTTTGCATGGCTGGTGGAGAGGCCGGGGCCATGCTGGTGGCCAATGCCAGGAGGATTACCGACGCTATCCCGCTGACTAATGCCTGTCCGGGGATGGCGCCGAAGGGTCAGCATTTAACCTGGGCCTGCGCTTCACCGCCGTCTGTCCTTTTCCCCATCGATCCTGAGGAGGAAGAGCGGCAGTGCCTGAAGGACATCGATATGGTTTTCCCCGACTGGAAGAAGAAGGGCGGGCGCATCCTCAAAATGGAGGTCCGCAATATTGACCACGATCTGCCCGAAGGGCGTACCTGGCTGGGGCCGGCGTACAATATGCAGCGTGAGACGCCGGTGAAGAACCTGTACAACGTGGGGGATGCCGTGTGTTCTCCGGGCATCGGCGGGACTTCTGGATGCGCGGAAGGGGCCAGGCGGGTAGTGGAATCAGTGAAAAAACACGTCAAGCCAGGGTAG
- a CDS encoding restriction endonuclease, translated as MKDITDHTSKAVAHYWQTRATQRKRQEAGGKTDQGLRSAVTGGAQMDGFIDLFSGLITQVGIPARYIFRKKAVELPGFFRPTKEWDLLVVRQRTLIAAIETKSQVGPSFGNNFNNRTEEAIGSALDVWTAFREKAYLESPQPFLGYLFMLEDCDASNRPVVVQEPHFKVFPEFVGASYMRRYELFCRKLVSERHYSASAFITSSSLTGLNGYYKTPADDLSIERFAKILVAHMTTFV; from the coding sequence ATGAAAGACATAACGGATCACACATCCAAAGCGGTTGCACACTACTGGCAAACGAGGGCTACCCAGCGGAAAAGACAGGAAGCAGGTGGCAAGACTGATCAGGGTCTTCGCAGTGCCGTCACCGGTGGTGCTCAGATGGATGGTTTCATTGATCTTTTCTCAGGCCTTATCACACAGGTAGGGATACCTGCACGCTACATCTTCAGAAAGAAGGCCGTAGAACTTCCTGGTTTCTTCAGACCAACCAAAGAATGGGATCTCCTTGTTGTCCGTCAGCGGACACTGATTGCCGCCATTGAAACCAAATCCCAAGTAGGCCCCTCCTTTGGCAACAATTTCAATAACCGGACAGAAGAGGCGATCGGTAGTGCCCTTGATGTCTGGACGGCCTTCCGAGAAAAGGCGTACCTTGAAAGCCCACAGCCTTTCCTTGGTTACCTCTTCATGCTTGAGGACTGCGACGCATCAAATCGCCCCGTGGTCGTCCAAGAGCCGCATTTTAAGGTTTTCCCGGAGTTTGTAGGCGCATCATACATGCGCCGTTATGAATTGTTCTGCCGAAAGCTTGTGTCAGAGAGGCACTATTCGGCTTCTGCCTTTATCACATCATCAAGCCTTACCGGTCTTAACGGCTACTACAAAACACCGGCGGACGATCTGTCCATAGAGCGATTCGCAAAGATACTAGTTGCTCATATGACAACCTTTGTGTGA
- a CDS encoding site-specific DNA-methyltransferase, whose translation MSPTIHRLINGDARDLSFLDDESVHLVITSPPYWNLKRYNENPDQMGHIQDYETFLTELEKVWRHVFRVLVPGGRMVCVVGDVCVARRSFGRHLVFPLHADICVICRRIGFDNLNPIIWHKIANASYEVSNGSKFLGKPYEPNAIIKNDVEFILMQRKPGGYRKPSDVQRNASRISKGEFGLWFQQIWTIPGASTKQHPAPFPLGLATRLVRMFSFVDDTVLDPFCGSGTSMIAALRAERNSIGIEIDPEYCRLTARYLKAESANLFSNERLIFEKATAECACLVKEDQELYQVRPARKKLD comes from the coding sequence ATGTCGCCTACCATCCATAGACTAATCAACGGTGATGCACGAGATCTATCCTTTCTAGATGATGAGTCGGTGCATCTCGTCATCACGTCGCCGCCATATTGGAATCTCAAGCGCTACAATGAAAATCCTGACCAGATGGGACATATTCAGGACTATGAAACGTTCTTAACGGAACTGGAGAAGGTCTGGAGGCATGTTTTCCGGGTACTTGTCCCTGGAGGCCGGATGGTGTGCGTGGTCGGTGATGTCTGCGTAGCGAGACGGAGCTTTGGACGTCATCTTGTGTTTCCCCTACATGCAGATATCTGCGTTATCTGCCGACGGATCGGCTTTGACAACCTGAATCCAATTATCTGGCACAAAATCGCAAATGCTTCCTATGAGGTATCAAATGGGTCCAAATTCCTTGGCAAGCCGTATGAACCGAACGCGATTATTAAGAACGATGTAGAATTTATCCTTATGCAGCGCAAGCCTGGAGGATATCGGAAACCATCTGATGTACAACGCAATGCCAGCAGGATTTCAAAGGGTGAATTTGGCCTTTGGTTTCAACAGATATGGACCATCCCAGGAGCGTCAACTAAGCAGCACCCCGCCCCATTCCCATTAGGGTTGGCTACCCGTCTCGTCCGAATGTTCTCATTTGTGGACGATACAGTGCTCGACCCATTCTGTGGGTCTGGTACAAGCATGATTGCCGCCCTTCGGGCAGAGCGGAACAGCATCGGTATTGAGATCGATCCCGAGTATTGCCGGCTGACTGCACGATACTTGAAAGCCGAGTCTGCCAACCTCTTTTCAAATGAAAGGTTGATCTTTGAGAAGGCAACTGCGGAATGTGCATGCCTTGTCAAAGAAGATCAGGAACTTTATCAAGTCCGACCTGCACGGAAGAAATTGGATTAG
- a CDS encoding ribbon-helix-helix domain-containing protein: MQTSKVAVRINKKTLERLDRLVKNQVFPNRSRAIQEAIEDKLSRLGRTRLAEECAKLDPIAEQAMAEEGLSDPVRPAAADG; encoded by the coding sequence ATGCAGACTTCCAAAGTTGCCGTCAGGATAAACAAGAAGACCCTGGAGCGCCTCGATCGTCTGGTGAAGAATCAGGTTTTTCCCAACCGGAGCAGGGCAATTCAGGAAGCCATTGAAGACAAACTCAGTCGGCTGGGGCGCACGCGCCTTGCAGAGGAGTGCGCGAAGCTCGATCCTATCGCCGAGCAGGCAATGGCGGAGGAAGGATTGTCCGATCCAGTCCGACCTGCCGCAGCGGATGGCTGA
- a CDS encoding SDR family oxidoreductase, producing the protein MRRFDGKVTLVTGGSSGIGRVTAVAFAKEGARVAIGDIAVEGGEETLKMIQDAGGEGIFIKADVSKAAEVEAMVQKTIDAYGRLDCAFNNAGIAGGIAFIANSSEEHWDHVIAVNLKGVYLCMKYEIPQMLKQGKGAIVNMASVAGLTGFPAQASYCASKHGVVGITKSAALDYATSGIRVNALCPGIIRTPILGSKLDEKPKIMANYIAMEPVGRLGKPEEIAPAVLWLCSDEASFVTGYPLAVDGGLVAR; encoded by the coding sequence GTGAGACGATTCGACGGCAAGGTCACCCTGGTAACCGGTGGCAGCTCCGGAATTGGCCGGGTCACTGCGGTAGCATTTGCCAAGGAAGGCGCCAGGGTTGCCATCGGCGACATAGCAGTTGAAGGCGGCGAGGAAACACTAAAGATGATCCAGGACGCTGGCGGTGAGGGCATCTTCATCAAGGCCGATGTATCGAAGGCAGCAGAAGTTGAGGCCATGGTCCAAAAGACTATTGATGCTTACGGCCGTCTGGACTGCGCCTTCAACAACGCTGGCATTGCCGGAGGCATAGCATTCATCGCCAACAGCTCAGAAGAGCATTGGGACCATGTAATCGCAGTCAATCTCAAGGGCGTATATCTCTGCATGAAATACGAGATCCCCCAGATGCTCAAGCAGGGCAAGGGCGCCATTGTCAACATGGCATCGGTGGCAGGACTGACTGGTTTTCCTGCTCAGGCCTCCTACTGCGCCAGCAAACACGGTGTCGTGGGCATTACGAAGTCAGCGGCGCTTGACTATGCTACCTCTGGTATCCGGGTCAATGCCCTCTGCCCTGGAATAATCCGCACACCCATACTCGGCAGTAAGCTGGATGAGAAACCGAAGATAATGGCCAACTACATAGCCATGGAACCTGTGGGACGACTCGGGAAACCTGAAGAAATCGCTCCGGCAGTGCTATGGCTTTGCTCGGATGAAGCGTCTTTCGTCACTGGATATCCGCTAGCCGTGGACGGTGGCCTGGTCGCCAGGTAA
- a CDS encoding SDR family NAD(P)-dependent oxidoreductase has product MSSSQTFKSKYGPWALVTGAARGMGTEFSCQIAALGLNLVLVDMLADELAKVAEEIRGKSTVEIRTVVVDLSRPDFIETVRRQTDDIEVGLLVSNAAYPPVGLFFDQSLEDKLRMVDVNVRAPLILVQEFGSKMLARKRGGIIMVASASALQGVAYVASYAATKAYNLILAESLWDELREHGVDVLGFMPGATRTTGFVLSKPNIGRTVAPIMEPKPTVTEALKALGKAPSRIPGRRNRWTLLLAQKILPRKQMIKLVGSNMRQWYGKK; this is encoded by the coding sequence ATGTCATCGTCGCAGACCTTCAAGTCTAAATACGGTCCCTGGGCGCTGGTAACGGGCGCGGCCCGGGGGATGGGCACGGAGTTTTCTTGCCAGATTGCAGCGTTGGGACTCAACCTGGTGCTGGTCGACATGCTTGCAGATGAGCTGGCAAAGGTGGCGGAAGAAATCCGGGGGAAGAGCACCGTGGAGATCAGGACTGTAGTGGTGGACCTCTCGCGGCCGGATTTCATCGAGACGGTGCGGCGGCAGACCGATGACATAGAGGTGGGACTGCTGGTGAGCAACGCAGCGTATCCGCCGGTGGGACTCTTCTTTGACCAGAGCCTGGAAGACAAGTTGAGGATGGTAGATGTGAATGTGCGGGCACCACTTATATTGGTGCAGGAGTTCGGGTCGAAGATGCTGGCACGTAAGCGCGGAGGGATCATCATGGTTGCGTCAGCGTCCGCCCTGCAGGGGGTGGCTTATGTAGCGAGCTATGCCGCGACGAAAGCCTACAACCTGATTCTGGCGGAGAGCCTTTGGGACGAGTTGCGTGAGCATGGCGTGGATGTGCTGGGGTTCATGCCGGGAGCGACACGCACGACCGGTTTCGTGCTTTCGAAACCGAATATAGGGCGCACGGTAGCGCCGATAATGGAGCCGAAGCCGACAGTCACCGAGGCATTGAAAGCACTGGGCAAGGCACCGAGCCGCATCCCGGGAAGAAGGAACCGCTGGACCCTTCTCCTGGCGCAGAAGATATTGCCGCGAAAGCAGATGATTAAGCTGGTGGGGAGTAACATGCGCCAATGGTATGGAAAGAAATAG